One stretch of Streptococcus australis DNA includes these proteins:
- a CDS encoding RNA-binding S4 domain-containing protein has translation MRLDKYLKVSRIIKRRTVAKEVADKGRIKVNGILAKSSTDLKVDDQVEIRFGNKLLLVKVLEMKDSTKKEDAAGMYEIISETRVEENV, from the coding sequence ATGAGATTAGACAAGTATTTAAAAGTATCACGAATTATTAAGCGTCGTACAGTCGCGAAGGAAGTAGCAGATAAAGGTAGAATCAAGGTAAATGGAATCTTGGCCAAAAGTTCAACGGATTTGAAAGTTGATGACCAAGTTGAAATTCGCTTTGGAAATAAGTTGTTGCTTGTAAAAGTACTGGAGATGAAAGATAGTACAAAAAAAGAAGATGCAGCAGGTATGTATGAAATTATCAGTGAAACACGGGTAGAAGAAAATGTCTAA
- a CDS encoding septum formation initiator family protein — MSKNIVQMNNPFIQNEHQRRRYLMKERKKRNRFMGWVLILMILLFILPTYNLVQSYNQLLQRRQQLTELKEQYQTLSDEKDKESAFAAKLKDEDYVAKYARAKYYYSKKREAIYTIPDLLPR, encoded by the coding sequence ATGTCTAAAAATATTGTACAGATGAACAATCCTTTTATTCAAAATGAACACCAACGTCGTCGTTACCTGATGAAGGAAAGAAAAAAGAGGAATCGCTTTATGGGTTGGGTTCTGATTTTGATGATTTTATTGTTTATTTTACCAACCTACAATCTGGTCCAAAGCTATAATCAGTTACTGCAACGTCGTCAGCAATTGACAGAGTTGAAAGAGCAATACCAAACTCTCAGTGATGAAAAGGATAAGGAATCCGCTTTTGCTGCAAAGTTGAAAGACGAAGACTATGTAGCAAAATATGCACGCGCCAAGTACTATTACTCAAAGAAACGAGAAGCGATTTACACAATTCCTGATTTGCTTCCGAGGTAA
- a CDS encoding SP_0009 family protein translates to MENLLEVVEQFLSLSDEKLEELATKNHLLRLQEEREGKNA, encoded by the coding sequence ATGGAAAATTTATTAGAAGTTGTTGAGCAGTTTTTAAGTTTATCAGATGAAAAACTAGAGGAATTAGCAACTAAAAATCATTTATTACGATTACAAGAAGAAAGGGAAGGAAAGAATGCGTAA
- a CDS encoding serine hydrolase — protein MRKFLVVLSLLSVFIITSRVVSTEKQLPYSSQEIYYLTESDYGFYYKETLESPMVYGETAVYANEDLVKESGKLTPETAFKIVEWRLNRQGVPVFKLDNHQFVVADKRLVYDRSHVQTQSRQVWLEPGFVIYNSPYDAKEISSTLSPYQHVTVDRTIFAEGQEFLHIDQVGWVSKEFVSEEDNRIQKVQEVLSSNYQNEKYSIYVKQLSTGKEAGVNEDSKLYAASILKLAYLYYAQDKINQGSYTLDSSFKYVPEVNSFPGSYKVEGSGSLPKKEDNKDYSLQQLITKITKESDNVAHNILGYYVTNQSDGAFKEKMSTIMGEDWDVNDKLASSKMAGKVMEAIYNQNGFVLESLSKTNFDNQRISKGVSVKVAHKIGDADEFKHDTAIVYTDSPFVLSIFTKNSDYDTIAKIAKDVYEVLK, from the coding sequence ATGCGTAAGTTCTTAGTAGTGTTATCACTACTATCTGTTTTTATCATAACTTCAAGAGTAGTTAGCACAGAAAAACAGCTTCCTTACTCTTCACAAGAAATTTATTATCTAACTGAGTCTGACTATGGCTTCTACTATAAAGAAACTCTGGAATCCCCAATGGTATATGGAGAAACAGCTGTCTATGCTAATGAGGACCTTGTCAAGGAGTCTGGTAAATTAACTCCTGAAACCGCCTTTAAAATCGTAGAGTGGCGTTTGAATAGACAAGGTGTTCCTGTTTTTAAATTAGACAATCATCAGTTTGTCGTTGCAGATAAGCGTTTGGTCTATGATCGAAGTCATGTTCAAACTCAAAGTAGACAAGTATGGTTGGAACCGGGGTTTGTTATCTATAACAGCCCTTATGATGCTAAAGAAATTTCTTCTACCCTCTCTCCTTATCAACACGTAACAGTGGATAGAACTATCTTTGCTGAGGGACAAGAATTTCTTCATATTGATCAAGTTGGGTGGGTATCAAAAGAATTCGTCTCAGAAGAGGACAATCGTATCCAGAAGGTTCAAGAAGTGTTATCAAGCAACTATCAGAATGAAAAATACTCTATTTATGTTAAACAACTAAGTACAGGAAAAGAGGCTGGGGTGAATGAAGACAGCAAACTCTATGCAGCTAGCATCTTGAAACTGGCCTACCTTTATTATGCTCAAGATAAGATAAACCAAGGTTCTTATACACTGGATAGTAGCTTCAAGTATGTACCAGAAGTAAATAGCTTTCCTGGATCCTATAAAGTAGAAGGTAGTGGTAGTTTACCTAAAAAAGAAGATAACAAAGATTACAGTCTCCAACAGTTAATTACCAAGATAACAAAAGAGTCTGATAATGTTGCTCATAATATTTTAGGTTATTATGTGACCAATCAATCTGACGGGGCTTTTAAAGAAAAAATGTCCACTATTATGGGTGAAGATTGGGATGTGAATGATAAATTAGCTTCTTCAAAAATGGCTGGAAAAGTCATGGAAGCTATTTATAATCAGAATGGCTTTGTCCTAGAGTCTCTTAGTAAGACTAATTTTGACAATCAACGAATTTCCAAGGGTGTTTCGGTTAAGGTAGCTCATAAAATCGGAGATGCGGATGAGTTTAAACATGACACTGCCATTGTTTATACGGACTCTCCTTTCGTTCTTTCAATTTTCACTAAAAATTCTGATTATGATACTATTGCTAAGATAGCCAAGGATGTCTATGAGGTTCTAAAATGA
- the tilS gene encoding tRNA lysidine(34) synthetase TilS encodes MREQDFLNHFLQKGYFKNHSKVVLALSGGLDSMFLFHLLSTYQNELEIELILAHVNHKQRRESDWEENELRKLADVAGLPIYITSFSGDFSEARAREFRYDFFRKIMKEVGATALVTAHHADDQVETILMRFIRGSRLRHLIGIKESQVVDDIEIIRPLLYFHKTDFPPIFHFEDQTNQENAYFRNRIRNRYLPELEKENPRLKSAILDLGREISDYQVAIIELSEQIDVEDLNELFSYSQQTQGVLLQNYLNQFPDLNLTKAQFAEVRQILATKSQYRHPLKNGYALIKEYQNFRVCKIIPQADEKKDELVLHYQNQVRYKDYLFSFGIPIEGDAVQKIMVSRETPVYIRCRKPGDVLILNGHRKKLRRLFIDLKIPIKKRKTTPIIEQFGEVVSILGIATSDLSKNTKNDIMNTVLYIEKIDR; translated from the coding sequence ATGAGGGAGCAGGATTTTTTAAATCATTTTCTTCAGAAAGGATATTTTAAAAACCATTCCAAGGTTGTATTAGCTCTTTCTGGTGGCTTAGATTCGATGTTTTTATTCCATCTATTGTCTACTTATCAAAATGAGTTAGAAATTGAGCTGATTTTAGCACATGTTAACCATAAGCAGAGAAGAGAGTCTGACTGGGAGGAAAATGAACTAAGGAAGTTAGCTGATGTAGCTGGACTTCCTATTTATATCACAAGCTTTTCAGGAGACTTTTCAGAAGCGCGTGCTCGAGAGTTTCGTTATGATTTTTTTAGGAAAATCATGAAAGAGGTTGGGGCGACAGCCTTGGTCACTGCCCACCATGCAGATGATCAGGTTGAAACGATTTTGATGCGATTCATTCGCGGAAGTCGGTTACGTCATTTAATAGGAATAAAAGAAAGTCAAGTAGTTGATGATATTGAAATCATCCGTCCCTTATTGTATTTTCATAAAACAGACTTCCCACCAATTTTTCATTTCGAGGATCAAACAAATCAGGAAAATGCCTATTTTCGCAATCGTATTCGAAATAGGTATTTACCAGAGCTTGAAAAAGAAAATCCTCGTCTTAAATCCGCTATTTTAGATTTAGGAAGGGAAATTTCAGATTACCAAGTAGCCATAATAGAGCTCTCTGAACAGATTGATGTGGAAGATTTGAATGAGCTCTTTTCATACTCACAACAAACTCAAGGGGTTTTACTGCAGAACTATCTCAATCAATTCCCAGACTTAAATCTTACGAAAGCTCAGTTTGCAGAAGTTCGACAGATTTTAGCAACTAAAAGTCAGTATCGTCACCCACTGAAAAATGGTTATGCACTAATAAAAGAATATCAAAATTTTCGAGTTTGCAAAATCATTCCTCAGGCTGATGAAAAGAAAGATGAACTTGTGTTACACTATCAAAATCAAGTTCGATATAAGGACTATTTATTTTCCTTTGGCATCCCTATTGAAGGGGACGCTGTTCAAAAAATAATGGTTTCACGGGAAACACCTGTATATATTAGATGTCGAAAACCTGGCGATGTTCTTATCCTGAATGGTCACAGAAAGAAACTGAGACGTTTATTTATAGATTTGAAAATCCCTATTAAAAAAAGAAAAACAACCCCTATTATTGAGCAATTTGGAGAAGTTGTCTCAATTTTAGGAATTGCGACCAGTGATTTGAGTAAAAACACGAAAAATGATATAATGAACACTGTACTTTATATAGAAAAAATAGATAGGTAA
- the hpt gene encoding hypoxanthine phosphoribosyltransferase, translated as MLEHDIKKILVSHDEITEAAKKLGAQLTKDYEGKNPILVGILKGSIPFMAELIKHIDTHIEMDFMMVSSYHGGTASSGVINIKQDVTQDIKGRHVLFVEDIIDTGQTLKNLRDMFIEREAASVKIATMLDKPEGRIVEIEADYTCFTIPNEFVVGYGLDYKENYRNLPYVGVLKEEVYSN; from the coding sequence ATGTTAGAACACGATATTAAAAAAATCCTCGTTTCACATGATGAAATTACAGAAGCAGCTAAAAAACTAGGTGCCCAGTTGACCAAAGATTATGAAGGGAAAAATCCAATTTTAGTTGGAATTTTGAAAGGATCGATTCCTTTTATGGCTGAATTGATTAAACATATTGATACGCATATTGAGATGGACTTCATGATGGTATCTAGCTACCATGGTGGAACTGCAAGCAGTGGTGTGATCAATATCAAGCAAGACGTAACTCAAGATATCAAAGGAAGACATGTTCTATTTGTAGAAGATATCATCGATACAGGTCAAACTTTAAAGAATTTAAGAGATATGTTTATTGAAAGAGAAGCAGCTTCTGTTAAGATTGCAACCATGTTGGATAAACCAGAAGGACGAATTGTTGAAATCGAAGCAGATTATACTTGCTTTACTATTCCAAATGAGTTTGTAGTAGGATATGGTTTGGACTACAAAGAAAATTATCGTAATCTTCCTTATGTTGGAGTGTTGAAAGAGGAAGTTTATTCAAATTAG
- the ftsH gene encoding ATP-dependent zinc metalloprotease FtsH, translated as MKKQNNGLVRNPFLYLLIIFFLVTGFQYFYSGNAAGKSEKINYTELVKEITADNVKELTYQPNGSIIEVSGVYKNPKTSKEETGIQFFTPTATKVERFSSTILPSDSTVSELQKLASEHQAEVTVKHESSSGMWINILVSVVPFAILLFFLFSMMGNMGGNNSRNPMSFGRSKAKAANKEDIKVRFSDVAGAEEEKQELVEVVEFLKDPKRFTKLGARIPAGVLLEGPPGTGKTLLAKAVAGEAGVPFFSISGSDFVEMFVGVGASRVRSLFEDAKKAAPAIIFIDEIDAVGRQRGVGLGGGNDEREQTLNQLLIEMDGFEGNEGIIVIAATNRSDVLDPALLRPGRFDRKVLVGRPDVKGREAILKVHAKNKPLADDVDLKLVAQQTPGFVGADLENVLNEAALVAARRNKSIIDASDIDEAEDRVIAGPSKKDKTVSQRERELVAYHEAGHTIVGLVLSNARVVHKVTIVPRGRAGGYMIALPKEDQMLLSKEDMKEQLAGLMGGRVAEEIIFNVQTTGASNDFEQATQMARAMVTEYGMSEKLGPVQYEGNHAMFGAQSPQKSISEQTAYEIDEEVRSLLNEARNKAAEIIQSNRETHKLIAEALLKYETLDSTQIKSLYETGKMPETIEEESHALSYDEVKSKMSEEK; from the coding sequence ATGAAAAAACAAAATAATGGTTTAGTTAGAAATCCATTTCTATACTTGTTAATTATCTTCTTCCTTGTAACAGGATTCCAGTATTTTTACTCTGGAAATGCTGCTGGGAAAAGTGAAAAAATTAACTATACAGAATTGGTAAAAGAAATTACAGCAGACAATGTAAAAGAATTAACCTATCAGCCAAATGGTAGCATCATTGAGGTGTCTGGTGTTTATAAAAATCCTAAGACTAGTAAAGAAGAAACAGGGATTCAATTTTTCACTCCTACTGCCACAAAAGTAGAAAGATTCTCAAGTACCATTCTTCCGTCGGATTCAACAGTTTCAGAATTGCAAAAACTTGCTTCTGAACATCAGGCTGAGGTAACAGTTAAACATGAGAGTTCAAGCGGTATGTGGATCAATATCCTTGTCTCTGTTGTGCCATTTGCTATTCTCTTGTTCTTCCTATTCTCTATGATGGGAAATATGGGAGGAAATAATAGTAGAAATCCAATGAGTTTTGGACGTAGCAAGGCCAAGGCTGCTAACAAAGAAGATATCAAGGTACGATTCTCAGATGTTGCAGGTGCCGAGGAAGAAAAACAAGAATTAGTCGAAGTTGTTGAATTCCTAAAAGATCCAAAACGATTTACAAAGCTTGGTGCACGTATTCCTGCGGGTGTTCTTTTAGAGGGTCCTCCGGGAACAGGTAAGACTTTGCTTGCTAAGGCGGTTGCCGGAGAAGCAGGCGTTCCATTCTTTAGCATCTCAGGATCGGACTTTGTAGAAATGTTTGTCGGAGTTGGTGCAAGTCGAGTTCGTTCTCTTTTTGAGGATGCAAAGAAAGCAGCACCAGCCATTATCTTTATCGATGAAATTGATGCTGTTGGTCGCCAACGTGGTGTCGGCCTTGGTGGAGGAAATGATGAACGTGAGCAAACCTTGAACCAGCTCTTAATTGAAATGGATGGTTTTGAGGGTAATGAAGGAATCATCGTTATCGCTGCGACGAACCGTTCAGATGTTTTAGATCCAGCTCTTCTCCGTCCAGGACGTTTTGATAGAAAAGTCTTAGTTGGTCGCCCTGATGTTAAAGGTCGTGAAGCAATCTTGAAAGTTCACGCTAAAAATAAACCTTTAGCAGACGATGTTGATTTGAAATTAGTGGCCCAACAAACCCCAGGCTTTGTGGGAGCTGACTTAGAAAATGTTCTAAACGAGGCAGCCTTGGTTGCAGCCCGTCGCAACAAATCAATTATTGATGCTTCAGATATTGATGAGGCAGAGGACAGAGTGATTGCTGGACCATCTAAGAAGGACAAAACAGTATCACAAAGAGAACGTGAATTGGTTGCCTACCACGAGGCTGGACATACCATTGTTGGTTTAGTCTTGTCAAATGCCCGTGTTGTTCATAAAGTTACCATTGTACCACGTGGACGTGCAGGCGGATACATGATTGCACTTCCTAAAGAAGATCAAATGCTTCTTTCCAAAGAAGATATGAAAGAGCAATTAGCAGGTTTGATGGGTGGTCGTGTTGCTGAGGAAATTATCTTTAATGTTCAAACGACAGGAGCTTCAAATGACTTTGAACAAGCTACACAGATGGCGCGTGCAATGGTCACTGAATATGGTATGAGTGAAAAACTTGGCCCAGTTCAATACGAAGGAAATCATGCTATGTTTGGTGCACAAAGTCCTCAAAAATCAATTTCAGAGCAAACAGCCTATGAGATTGATGAGGAAGTTCGTTCATTATTAAATGAAGCACGGAATAAAGCAGCTGAAATTATTCAATCAAATCGTGAAACCCACAAACTGATTGCAGAAGCATTGTTGAAATACGAAACATTGGATAGTACACAAATTAAATCTCTTTACGAAACAGGAAAAATGCCTGAGACTATAGAAGAGGAATCCCATGCCCTATCTTATGATGAAGTAAAATCAAAAATGAGTGAAGAAAAATAA
- a CDS encoding sigma-70 family RNA polymerase sigma factor, whose protein sequence is MNLKELYEESKGIVNKCRKEYHLHLWEKEDWDQEGMMCLYELVDHHPELLEGERHQLYVCFKTKFRNRILDYIRKQESHKRRFDKEPYEEVSEISHRLGEKGLRLDDYYLFHELLKNYRASQSKEKQEQLDRLMGGECFKGRKSLLRELSIVFSDFR, encoded by the coding sequence ATGAATCTGAAAGAGTTATATGAAGAAAGTAAGGGGATTGTAAACAAGTGCCGCAAAGAATACCATTTACATCTGTGGGAGAAAGAGGACTGGGATCAGGAGGGGATGATGTGCCTGTATGAGCTAGTGGACCACCATCCAGAGTTACTAGAGGGTGAGCGCCATCAACTATATGTCTGCTTTAAAACCAAATTCCGAAATCGTATCTTGGACTACATCCGCAAACAGGAAAGTCACAAGCGCCGTTTCGATAAGGAACCCTATGAAGAGGTAAGCGAAATCAGTCATCGCCTAGGAGAAAAAGGACTCAGACTGGATGATTATTATCTCTTTCATGAGCTTCTAAAGAATTACAGAGCAAGTCAGAGTAAAGAAAAACAAGAACAACTTGACCGTCTAATGGGAGGAGAATGTTTCAAAGGTAGAAAATCCCTTCTGAGAGAATTAAGTATCGTATTCAGTGATTTTAGGTAA